TTCTTGATCAGGTGATGGTCGACGAACGGACCCTTCTTCAGTGAACGTGCCATGGTCGGTTAGCTCCTGCGATCGCGCACGATGAACTGCTGCGTCCGCTTGTTGTGGCGGGTCTTGTAACCCTTGGTCGGCACGCCCCACGGGGTGACCGGATGCGGGTTGCCCTGGCCGGCCTTGGCCTCGCCACCACCGTGCGGGTGGTCGACGGGGTTCATGGCGGCACCACGGACGGTCGGCTTGATGCCGCGCCAGCGCGAAGCACCGGCCTTGCCCAGCTTCTGCAGGTTGTGCTCGACGTTGCCCACTTCACCGATGGTGGCGCGGCACTCGGCAGGCACGCGACGCATCTCGCCGGAACGCAGGCGGACGGTGGCGTAGAGGCCGTCGCGGGCGACGAGCTGTACGCCGGCGCCGGCGGCACGGGCGATCTGCGCGCCCTTGCCCGGCTTCATCTCGACGCAATGCACGGTGGAACCGACCGGGATGTTACGCAGCGGCAGCGTGTTGCCCGCCTTGATCGGCGCATCATTGCCCGCGATCACCTGGTCGCCGGCCTTGAGGCCCTTCGGCGCGATGATGTAGCGGCGCTCACCGTCGACGTAGCACAGCAGCGCGATGTGAGCGGTGCGGTTCGGGTCGTACTCGATGCGCTCGACGCGCGCCGGAATGCCTTCCTTGTCGCGCTTGAAGTCGATGATGCGGTAGTGCTGCTTGTGGCCGCCACCCATGTGCCGCGTGGTGATGCGGCCATGGTGGTTGCGACCACCGGTCTTGCTCTGCGGCTCGACGAGGGCGGCGTGCGGCGCACCCTTGTGGAGTTCCGGCGTGACCACGCGGACCGCTGAACGGCGGCCGGGCGAGGTGGGCTTGAATTTCATCAATGGCATGGGGTCTTCCTCAGGCCTTGGTGTTCATGACGTCGATCGACTGGCCGTCGGCCAGCGTCACGTAGGCCTTGCGCCAATCGCCGCGGCGACCGTTGCGGTTGCGGAAGGCCTTCTGCTTGCCTTTCACGTTGAGCACGTTGACGGCTTCGACCTTGACGGCGAACAGCTTTTCGATCGCGATCTTGATGTCGGCCTTGGTGGCATCGGTCGCCACTTCGAACGCGTACTGGTTGGACACTTCCTGCAGGCGTGCGGTCTTCTCGGACACGCGCGGCGCACGGATCAGTGCATAGAGCTTGGCGTCATTCATGCCAGCCACTCCTCGATCTTCTTGATGGCGTCGGCGGTGACCAGCACGCTGTCGGCGCCGACCAGCGAAACCGGATCCAGGCCCTGGACGTCACGGATCTGCACGTACGGCAGGTTGCGCGCCGACAGGTACAGGTGGTCCGAAGCGTCCTCGGTCACGATCAGCGGGCGCTTGCCCAGATCGAGGCCCTTGAGCTTCTCGGCGAACGCGCTGGTGTTGGTCTCCGCGACGTCGAAGGACTCGACGACCTGCAGGCGACCCTGGCGGGCCAGCTCGGACAGGATGGTCGACATCGCCGCGCGGTACATCTTGCGGTTGACCTTCTGCTCGAAGCTGCGCGGCTTGGCCGCGAACGTCACGCCGCCGCCGACGAAGATCGGGGCCGTCAGGGCGCCATGACGCGCGCCGCCACCCTTCTGCTTCTTCGACTTCTTGGTCGTGCCGCTGACTTCCGAGCGGGTCTTCTGCGCCTTGGTACCCGAGCGGCCGGCATTGCGGTAAGCCACCACGACCTGGTGAACCAGGTCCATGTTGAACTCGCGGCCGAACACGCCTTCGGAAACCGACATCTTGTCGCTGCTACCGTTGATGGAGAGTTCCATCGTCATCTCTCCTTATGCCTTGCTCGTGGGACGCACGATCACGTCGCCACCCGGGGCGCCCGGAACCGCGCCCTTGACTGCGATCAGGCCGCGCTCGGCGTCGACCCGGACCACTTCGAGGTTCTGCGTGCTCTGGCGCACCGCACCCATGTGACCGGACATCTTCTTGCCCGGGAACACGCGGCCCGGCGTCTGGCGCTGGCCGATCGAGCCCGGCGAACGGTGCGACAGCGAGTTGCCGTGCGTCGCGTCGCCCATCTTGAAATTCCAGCGCTTGATCGTGCCCTGGAAGCCCTTGCCCTTGGTCACGCCCTCGACGTCGACGATCTGGCCAACTTCGAAGATATCGGCGCGGATCTCGCCGCCCACTTCGAAACCGCCGATCTGGTCGTCGCCGACGCGCAGTTCCCACAGGCCACGGCCGGCTTCAACCTTGGCCTTGGCCAGGTGACCCGTCTCGGGCTTGTTGACCAGCACGGCACGCTTGGTGCCGACGGCGACCTGCACGGCGCTGTAGCCGTCGGTCTCCTGGGTCTTGATCTGGGTGATGCGGTTGGGGGTGGCTTCGATCAGGGTGACCGGGATGGACTGGCCATCCTCGGTGAACACCCTGGTCATGCCGGCCTTGCGACCGACAATGCCCAACGAATATCGCTTCGCGGTCATGGTGGCGTCCTCAGGTCAGCTTGATCTGGACGTCGACGCCAGCCGCGAGCTCGAGCTTCATCAGCGCGTCCACGGTCTTGTCGTTGGGGTCGACGATGTCGAGCACGCGCTTGTGCGTGCGGGTCTCATACTGGTCGCGCGCGTCCTTGTCGACGTGCGGCGAGGTCAGGATGGTGTAACGCTCGATCTTGGTCGGCAGGGGAATCGGGCCGCGCACCTGGGCGCCCGTCCTCTTGGCCGTTTCGACGATCTCGCTGGCCGAACGGTCGATCAGTCGATGATCGAACGCTTTCAGCCGGATCCGGATTTTCTGGTCCGCCATGACGGAATTCCTTCTTTAAAGAGCGACAGGCCCGCGGCTGGATGCGCGGAACCCCGTGAAATCAATGGATGCCAAGGCTGGAGACCCCGCCCGGCGACCGTCCTTGAAAACAACAAGGCAGGCCAGTTACCCGGCCCGCCCAGACGGAGATGCGGACGCGACGATTCCCCTGGTCACTTTGTCCCGAAGAGCTTCGGGACGAACCGGGGTACTGCCGCGCGACGTGTTCCCTGTCTGGCGAAAACGAGGCGCATCCTGCACCTCATTTCGCGGTTCCGGCGAGCCCCCGAAGGGTCTTGCCGAAGTAGTCGAACATTATAGACACCTACCCACCAGCCACGCAACACCCGCGGCCAACAAATCGCAGGGAAACCACAGCCCGCCGGCGCCGGAGGCCGTCGGCGCAAGCCGATGGCCCCCGCCGGTGTTATCTGGAGCGCCTACGGCGATCCGGATCAACACCGGCACGTATCACGGCGGCGCAAGCCGCCGGGATACGAATACTTACTTGATGATCTTGGCCACCACGCCGGCGCCGACCGTACGGCCACCTTCGCGGATCGCGAAGCGCAGGCCGTCGTCCATCGCCACCGGGTTGATCAGCGTGACCACCATCTTCACGTTGTCGCCCGGCATCACCATCTCGACGCCCTCCGGCAGCTCGCAGGCGCCGGTGATGTCGGTGGTGCGGAAGTAGAACTGCGGACGGTAGCCCTTGAAGAACGGCGTGTGGCGGCCGCCCTCGTCCTTCGACAGCACGTACACCTCGGCTTCGAACTCGGTGTGCGGCTTGATCGAACCCGGCTTGCACAGCACCTGGCCGCGCTCCACGTCGTCACGCTTGGTGCCGCGCAGCAGCAGGCCGGCGTTGTCGCCCGCCTGGCCCTGGTCGAGCAGCTTGCGGAACATCTCCACGCCGGTGACGGTCGTCTTGACGGTCGGACGGATGCCGACGATCTCGATTTCCTCGCCCACCTTGATGATGCCGCGCTCGATGCGACCGGTCACCACCGTGCCGCGGCCCGAGATCGAGAACACGTCCTCGACCGGCATCAGGAACGGCTTGTCCACGTCGCGCTCGGGCTCCGGGATCCAGGTGTCCAGCGCCTCGACCAGCTTCACGATCGCCGGCACGCCGATGTCCGACTGGTCGCCTTCCAGCGCCTTCAGCGCCGAACCCTGGATGATCGGGGTGTCATCGCCGGGGAAGTCGTACTTCGACAGCAGCTCGCGCACTTCCATCTCGACGAGCTCCATCAGCTCGGCGTCGTCGACCATGTCGGCCTTGTTCAGGAACACCACGATGTACGGCACGCCCACCTGGCGCGCCAGCAGGATGTGCTCGCGCGTCTGCGGCATCGGGCCGTCGGCGGCCGAGCAAACCAGGATCGCGCCGTCCATCTGCGCGGCACCGGTGATCATGTTCTTGACGTAGTCGGCGTGACCCGGGCAATCGACGTGCGCGTAATGGCGGTTCGGCGATTCGTACTCGACGTGCGAGGTCGAGATGGTGATGCCGCGCGCCTTCTCTTCCGGCGCCTTGTCGATCGCGTCGTAGGCGTGGAATTCGCCGCCGAAGCGTTCCGCACCGATCTTCGTCAGCGCCGCCGTCAGCGTCGTCTTGCCGTGGTCGACGTGACCGATCGTGCCCACGTTCACGTGGGGCTTGGTGCGCTCGAACTTACCCTTGGCCATGATTCTTCACTCTCAGAAAGTTGTTGGAAGGGACCGCGTTGCCGCGGCCGCTTACTTCTTCTTGACGACTTCGTCGACGATGTTGGTCGGCGCGTCGGCGTAATGGTCGAACTCCATCGTGAACGTCGCGCGGCCCTGGGACATCGAACGCAGGCTGGTCGCGTAGCCGAACATCTCGCCCAGCGGGATCATCGCGTTGACGATCTTGCCCGACGGGCTGTCGTCCTGGCCCTGCAGGATGCCGCGACGACGGCTGACGTCGCCCATCACGTCACCGATGTAATCCTCCGGCGACACGATCTCGACCTTCATGATCGGCTCCAGCAGGACCGGACCGGCCTTGTGGAAACCTTCCTTGAAGCCCATGGAGCCGGCGATCTTGAACGCCATTTCCGAGGAGTCGACTTCGTGGTACGAGCCGTCGATCAGCTTCACCTTGATGTCGACGATCGGGTAGCCGGCAAGCAGGCCGTTGGCCATTGCTTCCTGGATGCCCTTGTCGACGGCCGGGATGTATTCCTTCGGCACCACGCCGCCGACGATCGCGTTCTCGAACACGTAGCCCACGCCGGCTTCCTGCGGCGAGATTTCCAGCCACACGTGGCCGAACTGGCCCTTGCCGCCCGACTGGCGGACGAACTTGCCTTCCGACTTGACCGTCTTGCGGATGGTCTCGCGGTAGGCAACCTGCGGCTTGCCGACGTTGGCCTCGACGTTGAACTCGCGCTTCATGCGGTCCACGAGGATGTCCAGGTGCAGCTCACCCATGCCGGCGATGATCGTCTGGCCGGATTCCTCGTCGGTACGCACGCGGAACGACGGATCCTCCTGCGCCAGGCGACCAAGCGCGAGGCCCATCTTCTCCTGGTCGGACTTGGTCTTCGGCTCGACCGCCATCGAGATGACGGGCTCCGGGAAGATCATGCGTTCCAGCGTGATGATGTGGTCCTGCGCGCACAGCGTGTCGCCGGTGGTCACGTCCTTCAGGCCGACGGCCGCGGCGATGTCGCCCGCGCACACCTGCTTGATTTCCTGTCGATCGTTGGAGTGCATCTGCAACAGGCGGCCGATGCGTTCCTTGCGGCTCTTGACCGGGTTGAACACCTGGTCGCCGGCGTTGAGCACGCCCGAGTACACGCGGAAGAAGGTCAGCGAACCGACGAACGGGTCGGTCATGATCTTGAACGCCAGCGCCGAGAACGGCGCCTTGTCGTCGGAAACGCGGGTGTCCGGCTGGTCGCGGTCGTCGATGCCCTGGACCGGCGGCCGGTCGACGGGCGACGGCAGCAACTGGATCACGCCGTCAAGCATGGCCTGCACGCCCTTGTTCTTGAACGCGGTGCCGCAGTACACCGGCACGATCTCGACGTTCAGGGTGCGCAGACGCAGGCCGGCAACGATCTCGTCCTCGGTGAGCTCGCCGCCCTCGAGGTACTTGTCCATCAGCTCCTCGGTGGCCTCGGCCGCCGACTCCACCATGAACGCGCGCGCCTCGACGGCCTTGTCGGCCAGGTGCGCGGGAATCTCCTTGTACTCGAACACCATGCCCTGCGACGCGGTATCCCAATGGACCGCCTTCATCTTCAGCAGGTCGATGACGCCCTCGAAGCCGTCCTCGGCACCGACCGGCACCTGCATCGGCACCGGGCTCGCGCCCAGGCGCGACTTCAGCTGCTCGACGACCTTGTCGAAGTTGGCGCCGGTGCGGTCCATCTTGTTGACGAACGCCATGCGCGGCACGTGGTACTTGTTGGCCTGGCGCCAGACGGTTTCCGACTGCGGCTGCACGCCGCCAACGGCGCACAGCACGAACACGGCACCATCGAGCACGCGCAGGCTGCGCTCGACTTCGATCGTGAAGTCGACGTGCCCGGGGGTATCGATGATGTTGAAGCGGTGCTGCGGCAGCGACTTGTCCATGCCGGACCAGAACGCGGTGGTGGCCGCAGACTGGATCGTGATGCCGCGCTCCTGCTCCTGCTCCATCCAGTCCATGGTGGCGGCGCCGTCGTGCACTTCGCCCAGCTTGTGGCTGACACCCGTGTAGAACAGGATGCGCTCGGACGTGGTGGTCTTGCCGGCATCGATGTGGGCCATGATGCCGAAGTTGCGGTAGCGTTCGATGGGAGTGGTGCGAGCCACGGCGGTCTCTCTATTTTTTGTCCGCTGAGCGGAGAAGTTTCCGGATGGCCGAATGCCGCCAGAAGGCGGCACCCGGCTACTGCGATGTACTGGCGCCGGCGGGGCCGTCGCCGGCGGCGCGAGGTGCGCGCCGCCCGGGTGCCATTACCAGCGGTAGTGTGCGAACGCCTTGTTCGCCTCCGCCATGCGATGGGTTTCCTCGCGCTTCTTGATGGCGCCGCCGCGGTTCTCGGAGGCGTCGATCAGTTCGGCCGCAAGCTTGCGCGGCATGGTGTTCTCGCCACGCTTGCGCGCGGAGTCGATCAGCCAGCGCATCGCCAGCGCCATGCGCCGCGACTGGCGCACTTCGACCGGCACCTGGTACGTGGCACCGCCGACGCGACGCGACTTCACTTCGACCGAAGGCGAAATGTTGCCGAGCGCCTTTTCGACGACTTCGAGCGGGTTCGGAGTCTTTTCACCGATCACGTCCATGGCGCCGTAGACGATCTTTTCGGCGACGGACTTCTTGCCGCTGTACATGACCATGTTGATGAAGCGGGCGATGGTCTCGCTCCCGTGCTTCGGGTCGGGCAGCACCGAGCGCTGCGGGGTGTTTCCTTTACGCGACATTGTTCTTGTGCCTTTGTCAGTATCTGGTTCGACGGTGCGTCAACAGCCGGAGGCTCAGGCCTTCGGACGCTTCGCGCCGTACTTCGAACGCGCCTGCTTGCGCTTGGTGACGCCGGCGGCGTCGAGCGAGCCACGCACGGTGTGGTAACGCACGCCCGGGAGGTCCTTGACGCGACCGCCGCGGATCAGCACCACGGAGTGCTCCTGCAGGTTGTGGCCTTCGCCACCGATGTAGGAGATCACCTCGTAACCGTTGGTCAGGCGCACCTTGGCAACCTTGCGCAGGGCCGAGTTCGGCTTCTTCGGGGTGGTGGTGTAGACGCGCGTGCACACGCCGCGACGCTGGGGACAGTTCTCCAGGGCGGGCGAGTTGCTCTTGTAGGTTTCCGGGCTGCGCGACTTGCGCACAAGCTGGTTGATTGTTGCCATCGGTCTCGGGTCTTTGCTCTGGGCACGGGGCCCGCGGTGTGTGTGGCGGGCCTGGGCCCGGCTCTGGTGGCGCGGACCGAGGCCCGTGCCGGCCGCACGGTCCAGGTCCCGTGCGCGAAAACAAAGGCAGGCGGAATGATCCAGCCTGCCAGACGGAAAAGTATAGCGTGCGCCGACGACCAGCGTCAACGCAGCATACGACCCGCCATGCGCGCCCCAACCTGGGCGCAGCCATGGCCGCGATCTCTTTCCCGCCCATCCTGGGCCGAACACGAAGCGCCTCCATGGCACCTCATTTCGGGATCTGGGACGGCCCCGTGGGGCCGTCACTAACTTTGTATCAGCCTTCGTCGCCCTCGCCCGCCGCTTCCGCGGCGGCCGGGGCTTCGATCATCACTGCAGGTTCCGCGGCAACTTCTGCCACGGAGACCCCGGACAGCGCATCCATTTCGGAGTCGGTCAGGCCGGAGGCATTCTTGCGGCGCTGCGTATGGTACGCCAAGCCGGTGCCCGCCGGGATAAGGCGCCCGACGATGACGTTCTCCTTCAGGCCACGCAGGCTGTCACGGGTGCCGCGTACAGCGGCCTCGGTCAACACGCGGGTGGTCTCCTGGAACGACGCGGCGGAGATGAACGACTCGGTCGCAAGCGACGCCTTGGTGATACCCAGCAGCACCGGGTCGTAACGCACCGGCAGCTCGCCCTTGGCATTCAGCTTGATGTTGTCCTCGATCACGCGCTGGCGCTCGGCCTGCTCTCCATTGAGGAAACGGCTGTCACCGGCGTCGGTGATCTCCACCTTGCGCAGCATCTGGCGGACGATCACTTCGATGTGCTTGTCGTTGATCTTCACGCCCTGCAGGCGGTAGACGTCCTGGATTTCCTTGGTCAGGTACGACGCAAGTTCCTCGACGCCCTTCAGGCGCAGGATGTCCTGCGGGCTCGGCTCGCCGTCCACCACGGTCTCGCCCTTCTCGACGTGCTCGCCTTCGAACACGATGATCTGGCGGTACTTCGGGATCAGCTCCTCGTGATCGTCACCGTCGGCACCCTTGATGATCAGGCGCTGCTTGCCCTTGGTGTCCTTGCCGAAGCTCACCACGCCCGACTTCTCGGCGAGGATCGCCGGGTCCTTGGGCTTGCGGGCTTCGAACAGGTCGGCAACGCGCGGCAGGCCGCCGGTGATGTCGCGGGTCTTCGACGCTTCCTGCGGGATCTTCGCCACCACGTCGCCCACGCCGACGGACGCGCCGTCCTGCATGTTGACGATCGAGCGCGGCGGCAGCATGTACTGCGCCGGCAGGTCGGTGTTCGGGATGCTCAGGTCCTTGCCGGTCTTCTCGTCGACGATGCGGATGATCGGGCGCAGGTCCTTGCCCTGCGAGCCGCGACGCTTCGGATCGGTGATCTCGCGCGAGGCGAGGCCGGTCAGGTCGTCGGTCTTCTCGATCACCGTCACGCCGTCGATGAAGTCGACGAAGCGCATCACGCCCTTCACTTCCGACACGATCGGGTGGTTATGCGGGTCCCAGTTGGCGACCGTCTGCCCGGCCTTGACCGCCTGCGCGTCCTTGACGTGGATGGTCGCGCCGTACGGGAGCTTGTAGCGCTCGCGCTCGCGGCCATGGGCGTCGAGGATCGACAGCTCGCCGGAGCGCGACACCGCCACCAGGTGGCCGTTGCCGTGCTGGACCGACTTGATGTTGTTGAACTTCACCGAGCCGGTGGTCTTGACGGTGACGTTGTCGATCGCCGCCGCACGCGAAGCCGCGCCGCCGATGTGGAACGTACGCATCGTCAGCTGCGTGCCGGGCTCGCCGATGGACTGCGCGGCGACCACGCCGACCGCCTCGCCATGGTTCACCTGGTGTCCGCGACCGAGATCGCGGCCGTAGCACAGCGCGCAAACGCCGAAGGACGACTCGCAGGTGATGGTGGAGCGGACCTGGATGGTCTGCACGCCGTCGTCCTCGAGCTTCTGCACCCAGGCTTCGTCGAGCAGCGTATTGCGGGTCACCACCGGCTCGTCGTCATTGCCCGGCAGGAACACGTCCTCGGCAACCACGCGGCCCAGCACGCGATCCTTCAGCGGTTCGACCACGTCGCCGCCTTCCACGATCGGGGTCATGGTCAGGCCATCGCGCGTGCCGCAATCGGTCTCGGTGATCACCACGTCCTGCGCCACGTCGACCAGGCGACGGGTCAGGTAGCCGGAGTTCGCGGTCTTCAGCGCGGTATCCGCGAGGCCCTTGCGGGCGCCGTGGGTCGAGATGAAGTACTGCTGGACGTTCAGGCCCTCGCGGAAGTTCGAGGTGATCGGGGTCTCGATGATCGAGCCGTCGGGCTTGGCCATCAGGCCGCGCATGCCGGCCAGCTGGCGGATCTGCGCCTGCGAACCACGCGCGCCGGAGTCGGCCATGATGTACACGGAGTTCATCGACTTCTGCGGGACCTGCTCGCCCTTGGCGTTGGTCACGGTCTCGGTGCCGATGGCTTCCATCATCGCCTTGGCCACGCGCTCGTTCGTGCGCGACCAGATGTCGACGACCTTGTTGTAGCGCTCGCCCGCGGTGACCAGGCCCGACTGGTACTGCTGCTGGATTTCCAGCACCTCGCCCTCGGCCTCGGCCAGGATGCCCTTCTTCTCCGGCGGGATGATCATGTCGTCGATGCCGATGGAGACGCCGGCGCGCGTGGCGTACGCGAAGCCGGTGTACATCAGGCGGTCGGCGAACACGACCGTGTCCTTCAGGCCGAGCATGCGGTAGCAGGTGTTGATCAGGCGGCTGATGTTCTTCTTGTTCAGCTCGGTGTTGGCCAGCGAGAACGGCAGGCCCTCCGGCAGGATCTCCGCCAGCAACGCGCGGCCCACCGTGGTCTCCACGATCGAGGTGCCGGTCTTGCGGCCACCTTCTTCGTCGATCACGGTTTCGGTGATGCGCACCTTCACCTTGGCATGCAGGCCGGCGACCTTGGCGTCGTAGGCGCGCTTGACCTCGGACACGTTGGCGAACGCCATGCCCTCGCCCGGGGTGTTCTCCAGGGCGCGGGTCATGTAGTACAGGCCCAGCACCACGTCCTGCGACGGCACGATGATCGGCTCGCCGTTGGCCGGCGACAGGATGTTGTTGGACGACATCATCAGCGCACGCGCTTCCAGCTGGGCTTCCAGCGAGAGCGGCACGTGGACGGCCATCTGGTCACCGTCGAAGTCGGCGTTGAACGCGGTGCAGACCAGCGGGTGCAGCTGGATGGCCTTGCCCTCGATCAGCACCGGCTCGAACGCCTGGATGCCCAGGCGGTGCAGCGTCGGCGCGCGGTTCAGCAGCACCGGATGCTCGCGGATCACCTCTTCGAGGATGTCCCACACCTCGGCCTCTTCGCGCTCGACGAGCTTCTTGGCGGCCTTGATGGTGGTGGCCAGGCCGCGGCGCTGCAGCTTGGCGAAGATGAAGGGCTTGAACAGCTCGAGCGCCATCTTCTTCGGCAGGCCGCACTGGTGCAGCTTCAGGTACGGGCCGACCACGATGACCGAACGGCCCGAGTAGTCGACGCGCTTGCCGAGCAGGTTCTGGCGGAAGCGACCCTGCTTGCCCTTGATCATGTCGGCGAGCGACTTGAGCGGGCGCTTGTTGGTGCCGGTGATGGCGCGGCCGCGACGGCCGTTGTCCATCAGCGCGTCAACCGATTCCTGCAGCATGCGCTTCTCGTTGCGCACGATGATGTCGGGCGCGTTGAGCTCCAGCAGGCGACGCAGGCGGTTGTTGCGGTTGATGACGCGGCGGTACAGGTCGTTGAGGTCGGAGGTCGCGAAGCGGCCACCGTCCAGCGGCACCAGCGGACGCAGGTCCGGCGGCAGCACCGGCAGCACGGTCATCACCATCCACTCGGGGCGGTTGCCCGACTCGAGGAAGGCCTCGACCAGCTTGATGCGCTTGGTGAGGCGCTTGAGCTTGGTCTCGGAACCGGTGGCGGCGATGTCTTCGCGCAGCTGCACCATCTGCGCCTGCAGGTCGATCGTGCGCAGCAGGTCGAACACGGCTTCGGCGCCCATGGCGGCGTCGAAGTCGTCGCCGTGCTCCTGGCGCATCTGCATGTACTGCTCTTCGTTGAGCAGCTGGCCACGCTCCATCGGAGTCAGGCCCGGCTCGGTGACCACGAACGCCTCGAAGTAGAGGATGCGTTCGATGTCACGCAGCGTCATGTCCAGCATCAGGCCGATGCGCGACGGCAGCGACTTGAGGAACCAGATGTGCGCGGTCGGGCTGGCCAGGTCGATGTGGCCCATGCGCTCGCGGCGCACCTTGGCCAGCGTCACTTCCGTGCCGCACTTCTCGCACACCACGCCGCGGTGCTTCATGCGCTTGTACTTGCCGCACAGGCACTCGTAGTCCTTGATCGGGCCGAAGATGGCCGAGCAGAACAGGCCGTCACGCTCCGGCTTGAAGGTGCGGTAGTTGATGGTCTCGGGCTTCTTGACCTCGCCGAACGACCACGATCGGATCAGGTCGGGGGAGGCGAGCGCGATCTTGATCGCGTCGAAGTCGAGCGCCGGGCGCTGCTGGTTGAACAGGTTCAGAAGGTCTTTCATGTGTTTCTCCGGGATCGGGAATCGAGGACGGGGCTGCGGTGCTTGCGGGTGCGGGGCGCGTCATGCGCGCCCTGCCCCGGCTGCGTCCTCAGTTCTCTTCCAGCTCCATGTTGATCGCGAGCGAGCGGATTTCCTTGACCAGCACGTTGAAGGACTCGGGCATGCCCGCGACCATCTCGTGTTCGCCGTCGACGATGTTCTTGTACATCTGGTTGCGGCCCTGCACGTCGTCCGACTTGACCGTCAGCATCTCCTGCAGCGTGTACGCCGCGCCGTAGGCCTCCAGCGCCCAGACCTCCATCTCGCCGAAGCGCTGGCCGCCGAACTGCGCCTTGCCGCCCAGCGGCTGCTGGGTGACGAGCGAGTACGGACCGGTGGAACGCGCGTGCATCTTGTCGTCGACCAGGTGGTTGAGCTTCAGCATGTGCATGTAGCCCACGGTGACCTTGCGCTCGAACGCGTCGCCGGTGCGGCCGTCGAACAGCTGCGCCTGGCCGTTGGTCGGCAGGTCGGCCAGCGTCAGCATCGCCTTGATCTCGGACTCGTCGGCACCGTCGAACACCGGGGTGGCCATCGGCACGCCGTCGGTCAGGTTGTGCGCCAACGCCAGCAGTTCCTCGTCGCTGAACTGCTTGAGGTCGACGCGCTGGCCGTGCAGCTTGTCGTCGTGGTTGTAGATCTGGTCGAGGAACTTGCGCAGCTCGGTGATCT
This Luteimonas sp. MC1572 DNA region includes the following protein-coding sequences:
- the rpoC gene encoding DNA-directed RNA polymerase subunit beta' — translated: MKDLLNLFNQQRPALDFDAIKIALASPDLIRSWSFGEVKKPETINYRTFKPERDGLFCSAIFGPIKDYECLCGKYKRMKHRGVVCEKCGTEVTLAKVRRERMGHIDLASPTAHIWFLKSLPSRIGLMLDMTLRDIERILYFEAFVVTEPGLTPMERGQLLNEEQYMQMRQEHGDDFDAAMGAEAVFDLLRTIDLQAQMVQLREDIAATGSETKLKRLTKRIKLVEAFLESGNRPEWMVMTVLPVLPPDLRPLVPLDGGRFATSDLNDLYRRVINRNNRLRRLLELNAPDIIVRNEKRMLQESVDALMDNGRRGRAITGTNKRPLKSLADMIKGKQGRFRQNLLGKRVDYSGRSVIVVGPYLKLHQCGLPKKMALELFKPFIFAKLQRRGLATTIKAAKKLVEREEAEVWDILEEVIREHPVLLNRAPTLHRLGIQAFEPVLIEGKAIQLHPLVCTAFNADFDGDQMAVHVPLSLEAQLEARALMMSSNNILSPANGEPIIVPSQDVVLGLYYMTRALENTPGEGMAFANVSEVKRAYDAKVAGLHAKVKVRITETVIDEEGGRKTGTSIVETTVGRALLAEILPEGLPFSLANTELNKKNISRLINTCYRMLGLKDTVVFADRLMYTGFAYATRAGVSIGIDDMIIPPEKKGILAEAEGEVLEIQQQYQSGLVTAGERYNKVVDIWSRTNERVAKAMMEAIGTETVTNAKGEQVPQKSMNSVYIMADSGARGSQAQIRQLAGMRGLMAKPDGSIIETPITSNFREGLNVQQYFISTHGARKGLADTALKTANSGYLTRRLVDVAQDVVITETDCGTRDGLTMTPIVEGGDVVEPLKDRVLGRVVAEDVFLPGNDDEPVVTRNTLLDEAWVQKLEDDGVQTIQVRSTITCESSFGVCALCYGRDLGRGHQVNHGEAVGVVAAQSIGEPGTQLTMRTFHIGGAASRAAAIDNVTVKTTGSVKFNNIKSVQHGNGHLVAVSRSGELSILDAHGRERERYKLPYGATIHVKDAQAVKAGQTVANWDPHNHPIVSEVKGVMRFVDFIDGVTVIEKTDDLTGLASREITDPKRRGSQGKDLRPIIRIVDEKTGKDLSIPNTDLPAQYMLPPRSIVNMQDGASVGVGDVVAKIPQEASKTRDITGGLPRVADLFEARKPKDPAILAEKSGVVSFGKDTKGKQRLIIKGADGDDHEELIPKYRQIIVFEGEHVEKGETVVDGEPSPQDILRLKGVEELASYLTKEIQDVYRLQGVKINDKHIEVIVRQMLRKVEITDAGDSRFLNGEQAERQRVIEDNIKLNAKGELPVRYDPVLLGITKASLATESFISAASFQETTRVLTEAAVRGTRDSLRGLKENVIVGRLIPAGTGLAYHTQRRKNASGLTDSEMDALSGVSVAEVAAEPAVMIEAPAAAEAAGEGDEG